The DNA segment GAGGTCGAGTTTAAGAAAAAGGTCTATAAAGAGCTGTTTGCGACGTTTAAGGGCAAAAAAACGATTCAATTCGTGGAAAATCTGCATCCGGCCCTTGAAAAGCGGTTTCTGGACGTGCCGCCCCTGGCGGCTTTGGCCGCGGATTTCAGGGAGGGCGGGGGTTTTCAGTACACCGGGGCCATTCTGCCGGTGGACAAAGTGCCGGAAGCCTGGCGAAAGGGATTCGAGATCGCCCATAAATACGGAATGGTCTGTTCCTACGTCCATCAGGTGCTGCAGGGCAACAGCATCATGTTCGGATTTAACTATTCATTTAACCGGGCGGATGAGACCGATATTGAAAAAACAAGAAATGCGCTGGCGGATTCCAACCGGGCGACCCTGGAGATGGGCGGTATGATCTGGAAAGGGGAAAAATCCGCCCAGCAGATGGTGCTGGAAAAGATGAATCCGAATACCGCCGAGCTGATCCAGCGGGTCAAAGGGCTTCTGGATCCCAAGGGAATTATGAACCCGGGCAATTGGGAAATAGGTATTGGGTAATGGGTATTGGGTATTGGGTTTTCTTCTAACACCTAATACCTAATACCTAATACCTAACACCTAACACCTATAACCCCTTCCTAAATTTCTGGATATTAAGGAAATCAAAATGGGATATCAGGAGATTATATTTAAAAACCGTGACGGTGTGGCCATCCTCACGCTTAACCGGCCGGATATCCGAAACGCCATCACCGGCGAGGCGATTATTTCCGAGGTCGAGGATGCGGTGGGCCGGGTCAATGCGGATATGACCTGCCGGGTGCTGATTATTACGGCGGCCGACCCTGCATTTTCCGCCGGCGGCAACGTCAAGGACATGGCGGCCAAAAAGGGCATGTTTGCGGGCACGCCCGCCCAGGTGATGGAAGGCTACCGGAAAAATATTCAGCGGATTCCGCTGGCGGTCTATGGCTGTGCGGTGCCCACGATTGCCGCGGTAAACGGCCCGGCCATCGGCGCGGGCTGCGATCTGTCATTGATGTGCGATATGCGCGTGGCGTCTGAAAAGGCCAAATTCGGAGAAACTTTTGTCTCTGTGGGGTTGATTCCGGGTGACGGCGGGGCCTATTTTCTGCCCCGGGTGGTGGGCATGGCCCGGGCCTGCGAGCTTACATTTACCGGCGAGGTGATTGCGGCGGACCGGGCCCTTGAAATGGGCCTTGTCAATTATGTGGCGCCCCATGAAGCGCTTATGGACAAGGCCCGCGAGCTCGCGGACCGGATCGCGGAGAAGCCGCCTGAGGCGCTTCGCATGGCCAAACGCCTGCTCTATGCCGGACAGGACATGACGCTTCGGCACCTGCTGGATCAGTCCGCCGCCTATCAGGCGCTCTGTCATCATACCGATGACCACATGGAAGCCTTAAACGCCATGTTTGAAAAGCGTACGCCGGATTTTAAGGGAAAATAACAACGGAGACTTGCCATGAACACCTTGAAATGGAGTTTGATGCTGGCCATCGGGATAATTTTAGCGGCTGTGCCGGCGGCATTTGGAGACGTCACTGAAAATTTAAGCGATGAAACCCAGAGCTGCCTGGCTTGCCATCGCAGCATGACGCCCAATATCTATGAAAACTGGGCCAGAAGCCGCATGTCCCGCATCACCCCGGCAGAGGCCAACAAGAAGCCCGAGCTTGAGCGCCGCGTGTCCTATCAGAATCTTTCTGAAAAATATCAAAACGTCGTGGTCGGCTGTGCGGAATGCCATACCATGCGGCCGGACAAACACAAGGACACATTCGATCATCAGGGCGCCAGGGTGCACACCGTGGTAACACCGGATGACTGCGCGGCCTGCCATCCGGTTGAACGCGAAGAGTATTCCGGAAACTTGATGTCAGAAGCCCACGGGAATCTGGAGAACAATCCGGTTTATGCGGATTTGGTAAAATCCACCAACGGGCCTTTGACGTTTGAGAATATGACGCTTTCCCATGGTACGCCGGACGCCCGGACCAGCGCCGATTCCTGCCTGTTCTGCCATGGGACGCGCTTAACCGTGGAAAAGTTTGAAACCCGCTATACCGATATCGGTCCCATGAAATTTCCTAAGATTTCCGGATGGCCGAATCAGGGGGTGGGGCGGATCAACCCGGACGACAGCAAGGGGTCCTGTTCCGCCTGTCATACAAGACATGAGTTTGCCATTGAAATGGCCAGAAAACCCTATACCTGCTCAGAGTGTCATAAAGGACCGGATGTTCCGGCATACAAGGTCTATAAGGTAAGCAAGCACGCCAATATTGTGGACTCCCTGGCGCATGGCAAAGACTGGGACTTTAATTCCGTCCCCTGGACCGCGGGAGAGGATTTTACCGCGCCCACGTGCGCCACCTGTCATGTGAGCCTGGTGACAACCCCGGACGGCCGAGTGCAGGCGAAGCGTACCCATCAAATGAATGACCGGATGGCGTGGCGGATTTTCGGGTTGATTTATGCGCATGCCCATCCCAAATCCGCAGACACCACCATCATTAAAAATAAGGACGGCCTGCCGCTGCCCACCGCCTTGGACGGAACCCCGGCGGCCGAATACCTGATTTCAGAAAAAGAGCAGGAAAAGCGGAATAATACCATGAAAGGGGTCTGTCAGTCCTGCCATACCCGGGGCTGGGTGAACGGCCATTTCGAGCGGTTTGAACACACCATTGAAACCACCAACCATCAAACCGGTGTAGCTACTCAGATTATGGCCAAGGCGTGGGATCAAAAAGCCGCGGATCAGAATGACAGCCTGTTTAATGAGTCCATTGAGCGGCGCTGGGTGGAACAGTGGTTGTTTTACGGAAACTCCACGCGGTTTGCCTCGGCCATGATGGGCGCGGATTACGGGGTGTTTGCCAGCGGCCGGTGGTATCAGTCAAAGAATCCGCATGATATGCTGGAGCTTTTGAAGGTGAAGCTGAAACAGGCGGAGGATAAGGAGAGTAAATAGACTGACCCTTTTAATCTCGCAGAGGCGCAGAGACCGCAAAGATTTTTGGGCCATAAACCCTCGGCGCTCTTTGCGCGCTTGGCGAGGGCGTCTAAGTAATTTGACAGTATTTTTATTTATTCCAAAACGTTGTGCTGCTGTCATTCCGAGGAGCACCAGCGACGAGGAATCTTATTGCAAAGATTTCTCGCTGCCGCTCGAAATGACAGTATGGACGGATTTTCAGGGCTTTTTTGAGTTACTTTCTGCAAAAATGCCGTGTTGTCGGCATAAACCGCTTTTTTAGAGTAAGATTAAGATTAAGAGTAAGAGTAAGACGAAGGGGAGGGTTTAATGCAGATCAAGCAATTCAGATACGGGGCGGATAATCTGGGATACTTGGTCTATGGCGAAAAATCCGCTGCAGCGATAGACGGCGGGGCGGCAGCGGCGATTCTCTCTTTTTTAGAGGAACAAAATTTGACCCTCGCCCATGTGACCAACACCCACTCACATATGGATCATCTGCTTGGCAATCAGGCGCTGCTTGACCAGAGCGATGCAAGTTATTTGGATTTTGATGCGCTAATGGCAAGCCCCGAAATTGAGATTGACGGGGAATCCCTTGGCTTGATGCACACACCCGGGCACACCCGGGATTCGGTATGCTTTTATTTTGACCATGTACTGATCTCCGGGGACACGCTGTTTAACGGCAAAGTGGGGCGCTGTTTCACCGGCGATGTGGACGGATTCTTTCAGTCCATCCAGAAGATTTTGGCATTTTCGGATGACACCCGGGTTTATGCCGGCCATGATTATGTTGAGGAGTACATGGGATTTGCCAGGGCGCTGGAGCCGGATAACTCCCAAATTGATAGGTATTTGGCCGAATATGACCCGGCCCATGTCTGTACAACGCTTGGCGAAGAGAAACAGGTGGACCCGTTTCTGCGGTTCAATGATGAAAAGATAATTAACATATTGCAGCAAAAGGGGCTTTCCACGGAAACAGAACTGGACCGGTGGCGCTCTTTGATTTCCCTGATGTAGAGGAAAAGCCCGCCGACGGGGTCGGCGGGCGGTATAAGCATTTTGAACCGGGGCCCGGACTGACGTATCTGGCGGATCAACCCATCTATCCGGACTGAAACAACGGCTGTCAATCGCCACGGACACATACGGCTCGATTTACGCGCCTTTAATCGCTCTTACCGCTTCAACCAGTTTCGGCATGGCTGTGCCGGCATTCATGGGAATATAGGCGTCGGAGACCCGCGAAAACGGATTTTCATTGGGATTTACCACAATGACCGGAGCCCCGGCATCTTTGGCTTCAAACGGAAGATACGCCGCCGGATATACCACGCCGGAGGTGCCGATGGCGAGCATGGCGTCGCACTGGCGGGCCGCATCAAAAGCTCGGGGGATGTCCTTTACCATTTCCCCGAACATTACCACATCCGGCCGCATGAGTGCCTCGCAATGATCGCATTTCGGCATTATCGTGGCCATGGTGGAGAGGTTGTATTCCCGCAGTTCCTGGATTCTGGTTTTGATTTCAGCGATCAGTTCCCGCCGCTGCCGGGTCTTTAGTTTGCCGCAGCTGATGCAGCTGAGCCGGAACCCGTTGCCGTGCACCTCCACCACGTCGGTATTGCCCGCTTCCTGATGCAGATTATCGATATTTTGGGTGATCACGGTCTTTAGGATGCCCATCTCCTCAAGCGCGCCTAATGCCATATGGGCCGGATTCGGGTTTGACTGCTCAAAGGCTTCCAGAAGCTCGATAAAAAACGGAATCAGTTTCCGGCCATTGCGGTCCAGGGTGTTTAGAAGCCCGGCGGTGGTGCCGACCTCTGCGGGGTTTAGTTTGTCCCAGACGCCGCCCGGATCTCTGAATGTTGCGATACCGCTTTCAGCCGAGATCCCGGCCCCGCAGGATGCTGCGGCCTGCTTGGCATTGGCTATAATTTCGGCGGCTTTTTGGATTTCATGTTCAACCGTCATAAAATTTGCCTCCAAACGGGGTAAATATTTATCCTTGATTTTTCCATTCTTTATATATTTTTAGATCCTTTTCCATGAGGTATAGGCATAAAAGGGCAAGCATCGCATCGTCAATCTGTCCGTAGCCGGGAATAAAATCGGGGATGATGTCAAACGGGAAAAGGATATAGAGAATAGCGAAAACCAGGAGCCCGATCGACCATAAAGGGATTTTCCGGTACCTGCCAGTCGCTATATCTTTGATCATGGCCCAAAGCAGGCGGGCATCCGAGGCAAAGCGTTGAATAAGCGTGAGCAGGTTTAATCGGCCGGGCACATTGCGACGCATCAAATCTCATCCCTCAAAAATTACTTATCAATCAGATATAAATATAGCAGTTTGTAAAGGCGGGTGCAAGATGATCCCAACAGATGATCACGGCTAATTTGTTCTAACCGCAAAATCCATACCCCCGGTCCTGTTAAAGCTAAGGTTGGGATTCGTTTTCTTCGCTATCGGGATCGAAATCGGGATCGAAATCGGAATCGGAATCGAAATCGACACTGTAGACTTCCTGGTCCTCTCGAACTTGGTATCCTCTTCCGCCGAGACGGCTGAGCATCGCGGCCATACGGTCGAGTTCATCCTTGCGGTTCCGGCTTTCCATCTTGTCCAGCGCCTTGCCGACAACCAGCACATCTTAAATCGCCGCGCACTCAAGCGCGGAGCCACGAGCGATTTCGAAATAACGCCTTCGGTCGGCTTCCGCGGTCTTGCCATTACCTTCGGCGATATTGAGCGGTATCGACTGGCTGGCCCGAAGCCATTGATCCCGGGCGGGCCGATGGACTCCATTAAGGCTGTCGGCCTTCTCGTAAACCCATGCAACGTAGCCTATTGAAAGGCGATAGACGTCCAGTTTTTCGTGTTTAAGGGTCATATTTTTTCGATTTCGATCCCGATCCCGATAGCGATTTCGATTTCGATTTGGATACAGAACAAATTAGCCGTGAACAGATGATTCCAAGTCAGAATTACGGGTTCTATGCATGCCTCTGGGAGGAGGTAAACATCAATTCCGGTCCGGCTTTATTTAAAATGACCGCTTCGTCGATTACGCATTCAGCCACGTTTTTATAGCCGGGCAGGTCATACATAATATCCAGCATGCAGGCTTCCATAATCGCGCGCAGCCCCCTGGCCCCGGCCTTGCGTCTGATCGCGGCCGCAGCAATGGCCTGCAGGGCATCTTCGGTGAATTTGAGCGTCACCCCTTCAATTTCGAAGAGTTTTTGATACTGCTTAATCAAGGCGTTTTTGGGCTCTTGCAGGATTCGTATCAACGCGGCTTCGGGGAGTTCATGGAGCGGGGCGATGACCGGGAGGCGGCCGATAAATTCGGGGATAAACCCATACTTCAGGAAATCTTCGGTCTGGACCATGGGCAGCACATCGTCCTTTGCCCCTTGATTCGCCCTTTTCGCATTAACCCCGAATCCGATGGTTCTCGATCCCAGGCGATGCTGGATCAGCTTTTCAATACCGCTGAACGTGCCGCCGCAAATAAAGAGAATATCCGTGGTATCAATCTGGATAAAATCCTGCTGCGGATGTTTGCGGCCGCCTTTGGGCGGCACCCGGGTAACTGTGCCCTCCAGTATTTTGAGTAAGGCCTGCTGAACCCCTTCTCCGGAGACATCCCGTCCGGAACTGGTGTCAAATCGCCGGGCGATTTTGTCGATCTCATCGATGTACACGATCCCCTTGCGGGCCCGTTCGATATCATAGTCGGCATTTTGCAGCATATACAGGATAATATTTTCAACATCCTCCCCGACGTAGCCGGCCTCCGTCAGGGTGGTGGCATCGGCAATGGCAAACGGGACGTTCAGCATCCGGGCAAGGGTCTGGGCCAAAAGCGTTTTGCCGGTGCCGGTGGGGCCAATGAGCAGAATATTGCTTTTCTGGATTTCCACATCCCTGGTATTCGGTTTGGCCGCAAGGCGCTTATAGTGGTTATAAACAGCGACGGAAAGAATTTTTTTGGCCGGTTCCTGACCGATGACATAGGCATCCAGCTGCCGCGCGATTTCAGAGGGCCGGGCGATGGCCTGCAAGTAACTCGTATCACTGGCCAATTCCCTTTCAATAATTTTTTTGCAGCTTTCCACACACCGATTGCATATGTAGACAGACGGCCCGGCGATCATTTTGTTGACTTCGGTTTGGGGCTTGCCGCAAAAAGAGCAGATCAAATGATAAAAATCATTTTTTCGGGGCATGGCTTGCTCTCCACCTGAAAAGTGGAATAATTATTAGGCAGCTGGATTGTCAGTTTCGCCTCTAAAATTAAAATACGCCTTTTCATCAGGGGTGGCAATTAACTTTTACTTCAATTTGTGTTTTGGGACCTATGGTCAGGTTTTTTAATTTTTTCGCTGCCGGTCATGAGGGAGAGAATTCGTTCTTGTATTCAAATCCCAGCCGTATTAATTGGTAGATGTTTAATCATCAAAAAGGTTTACCCTGAGGTTTCTTTTAGGAATAGCTCATGCGGCGCGTTAATCTCCCAATTTTTTGGATGCTTGTTCTTGTCTTTTTGGGCGGCATCGCAGCTCCGGCGCCTGTCATTTGGGCTGACGCGGGCCTGGATTCGGATGCCCGGATTCTGATTCTTAACTCCTATCACCCCCAGTACAACTGGACCGATCAAATCGTCCGCGCCATCACCCGGGAATTTGAAGATGTACTGCCGCGCGAGAACATCGACATCGAATATATGGACAGCCGCAAGCGCGAGGATGCGGCCTATTATGAGCGGCTCTACCAGTTGTACGAATTAAAATATCAGAGTGAGGAGACCGCGCGCGATGTGATCATCACAACCGATGACAATGCCTTTGATTTTTTGTCCAAATACCGGCAGGAGTTGTTTCCGGGCGTCCCTGTGGTGTTTTGCGGTATCAATTTTTTTGACCGGGTAAAAGATCAACCGGAGCGGTGGTTTACCGGCATTGTTGAATCCGACGCCATTTCCGAAAATATCCGCTTGATCGAGAAAATCCATCCGCAGTCCGAACGTGTGGTGGTGATTGCCGATACCACGAAGCTGGGGCAGTCACTTTCCATGGTCACCCGGGGGCTGATGGATCAATCGGCGGATATCGGCCCGGAGGTTGAATTGTGGAATCAATTCTCCCTTGATGAACTATACACCCGGCTCGGCCGGCTTTCCTCAGATACCATTGTCTTTTTAAATATTCTGCAAACCGATAAAAACGGCCGCTATTTTTCCTATACGGATGATTTGCCGCATTTGAGCCGTATCTGCCCCGTGCCGGTTTACGGGCAGTGGGGGGTTGAACTGGGCTACGGGATTGTCGGCGGCGTTTTAAACGATGCCGGCCGGCATGGGAGAAATGCCGCAAAGCTCGCCAAAAGAATTTTAAAGGGCGAAAATCCGGCGGAAATTCCCATTCAGTCCGCGGTCTACAATCCGGAATTTGATCATGCGCAGCTCAAACGGTTTGGTATCAAAAAATCTCAGCTGCCGCCGGACAGCCGGATCATCAACCAGCCGGTCAGTTTTTACGAGACCCATAGAGAAGTGATTCTCGCCACCAGCGCCATCATCGCCGGCCTTGTGATCGTGGTGCTTACACTGCTGGTCAACATTCGGCGGCGGCGCCACAGCGAATCCGCCCTGCGGGTGAGTGAGGAGCGGTATCGCCGGTTTTTTGAAGAGGATTTGACCGCTGATTTTATCGCCACCCCGGAGGGCAGCCTGATTGACTGCAATCCGGCCTTTGCCCGCCTGTTCGGATTCCGCTCCATTATTGAGGCGATTCAGTCCCGCCTGCCGGAGCTTTTTGCCAGCCCGGCCGATTATGAAACCTGTATGACCATGCTCCGCGGGCAGGGCCATATCGAGGGCTACGAGGTTGAATTAATCGGCAAGAAAGGCACCCGCATCCATGTTATCGCCAATTTAAGCGCCAGCCGGGGCGGGGACGGCACCCTGAATCAGATCAAAGGCTATCTGTTTGACATTACAGAGCGAAAACAACTTGAACAGCAGCTTTTACAGTCCCAGAAGCTGGAAGCCTTAGGCCGGCTGGCCGGAGGCGTGGCCCATGATTTTAACAACCTGATCACCACCATTCTTGGCTACAGTGAAATTGCGCTGCTGAAGCTGCCGGAATCCCAGGAATACCGCAAAAATTTTGAGTTGATCTTTGATGCCGGCAGCCGGGCCGCAAAACTGACCCGGCAGCTCCTGGCATTTTCGCGCAAACAGGTCATGGAGTTTAAAACCCTGGCCATCGAAGATATTGTCAAAAATCTTTCCGCCATGCTCCAGTCCCTGGTCAATGAAAATGTGAGCCTGCGTTTTGATATCGATCCATCGACCCGGTATATTCAGGCGGATGCCGGTCAGCTTGAGCAGATCCTGCTGAATCTGGCGGTCAATGCCAATGATGCCATGCCAAAAGGCGGCACATTGACCATAGAGGTGCGGGATATTTACCTGGATGCATCCTCGGTCGGTATGAGCCAGGACATGGTGCCGGGCGTCTATGTCCTGCTGCGGGTTTCGGATACGGGAATCGGCATGACGCCGGAGGTACGGCAGCATATTTTTGAACCCTTTTTTACCACCAAAGATGACGGCACCGGCCTGGGATTATCCACCATACACGGAATTGTGAAACAGCATAAGGGCTATATTTTTATTTATAGCGAACATGGCAAGGGCACGGCATTTAATATTTATTTTCCGGCTGTTCAGGCGGAGGCCCCTGAAAAAGACCGGGAGGTGGAGGCCTCGCTTGCCGCCGGAACGGAGACGATCCTGGTGGTTGAAGATGACCCGTCAGTCAGCAATCTGATCAAAGACAGCCTGGCCCCGCTCGGGTATTCGGTTTTAACCGCTTTCAGCGGGCAGCAGGCCCTTGATATCGGCCGCACGCATTCGGAGCCGATCGATTTGCTGCTGACCGATGTCATGATGCCCGGGATGAACGGCCGGGAACTGGCCGCACGCTTCCGGGAATTGCATCCCGAAACCCCGGTGGTTTTCATGTCCGGGTTCTCGGATCAAAAGGCATTTGATGGGGATGAAAGTATGCCGGATGTTGATTTTATCAGCAAACCCCTGGTGCCGAGCCGGCTTACCGCCAGGATCCGGGAGGTGCTGGACCGGATGTAATGGACGGGCACCCCCCGGTTAAATAAGATTTGCGTAGCCGGCTTATTCGGCGTTTCTGGCCGGCGGTGCCATAAACTCCGGGCCCACAGGGTCCTTGATATTTTTTTCCAGGATGCCATCGATTTCCCGGAAATCATCCTCTGTTAACTGCCAGCCGAACATGCCGGGCAGGGGATCCATCTCATCCGGCCGCCGGCCGCCCCATAGGGCCACGCTGGCGCCCTTATCCAAGACAAAGCGCACCGCCAGATGGATGACTTCCCTGGCGTGGTTGGCCTCGGCAAATGCCCGGAGATCCTCGACCGCGGCCAGGTATTGATCAAACCGCGGCGGCTTGAATTTGGGGTCAACATTTCGCAGGTCATCGCCCGGAAATTTGCGCTCCCGGTGCATTTTGCCGCTTAACAGGCCCCGGCAAAGGGCGCCGTAGGTCAGGGTGGCAATGCCGTTTTCCAGGCAATAGGGCAGCACATCCTGTTCGATCGCGCGTTCGAAGAGGTTGTAAGGGGGCTGGCAGACGCCCAGCGCGGCGCCTTTTCTGAATGCATCCATCTGCTCCGGGGCGTAGTTGCTGACCCCGGCCACCTTGATTTTGCCCTCCGTCTGAAGCTGCGCCAGGGTGCCTGCGG comes from the Desulfobacterales bacterium genome and includes:
- a CDS encoding DUF1232 domain-containing protein, which gives rise to MRRNVPGRLNLLTLIQRFASDARLLWAMIKDIATGRYRKIPLWSIGLLVFAILYILFPFDIIPDFIPGYGQIDDAMLALLCLYLMEKDLKIYKEWKNQG
- the clpX gene encoding ATP-dependent Clp protease ATP-binding subunit ClpX, with the translated sequence MPRKNDFYHLICSFCGKPQTEVNKMIAGPSVYICNRCVESCKKIIERELASDTSYLQAIARPSEIARQLDAYVIGQEPAKKILSVAVYNHYKRLAAKPNTRDVEIQKSNILLIGPTGTGKTLLAQTLARMLNVPFAIADATTLTEAGYVGEDVENIILYMLQNADYDIERARKGIVYIDEIDKIARRFDTSSGRDVSGEGVQQALLKILEGTVTRVPPKGGRKHPQQDFIQIDTTDILFICGGTFSGIEKLIQHRLGSRTIGFGVNAKRANQGAKDDVLPMVQTEDFLKYGFIPEFIGRLPVIAPLHELPEAALIRILQEPKNALIKQYQKLFEIEGVTLKFTEDALQAIAAAAIRRKAGARGLRAIMEACMLDIMYDLPGYKNVAECVIDEAVILNKAGPELMFTSSQRHA
- a CDS encoding four helix bundle protein codes for the protein MTLKHEKLDVYRLSIGYVAWVYEKADSLNGVHRPARDQWLRASQSIPLNIAEGNGKTAEADRRRYFEIARGSALECAAI
- a CDS encoding Sir2 family NAD-dependent protein deacetylase; the protein is MTVEHEIQKAAEIIANAKQAAASCGAGISAESGIATFRDPGGVWDKLNPAEVGTTAGLLNTLDRNGRKLIPFFIELLEAFEQSNPNPAHMALGALEEMGILKTVITQNIDNLHQEAGNTDVVEVHGNGFRLSCISCGKLKTRQRRELIAEIKTRIQELREYNLSTMATIMPKCDHCEALMRPDVVMFGEMVKDIPRAFDAARQCDAMLAIGTSGVVYPAAYLPFEAKDAGAPVIVVNPNENPFSRVSDAYIPMNAGTAMPKLVEAVRAIKGA
- a CDS encoding multiheme c-type cytochrome, which codes for MNTLKWSLMLAIGIILAAVPAAFGDVTENLSDETQSCLACHRSMTPNIYENWARSRMSRITPAEANKKPELERRVSYQNLSEKYQNVVVGCAECHTMRPDKHKDTFDHQGARVHTVVTPDDCAACHPVEREEYSGNLMSEAHGNLENNPVYADLVKSTNGPLTFENMTLSHGTPDARTSADSCLFCHGTRLTVEKFETRYTDIGPMKFPKISGWPNQGVGRINPDDSKGSCSACHTRHEFAIEMARKPYTCSECHKGPDVPAYKVYKVSKHANIVDSLAHGKDWDFNSVPWTAGEDFTAPTCATCHVSLVTTPDGRVQAKRTHQMNDRMAWRIFGLIYAHAHPKSADTTIIKNKDGLPLPTALDGTPAAEYLISEKEQEKRNNTMKGVCQSCHTRGWVNGHFERFEHTIETTNHQTGVATQIMAKAWDQKAADQNDSLFNESIERRWVEQWLFYGNSTRFASAMMGADYGVFASGRWYQSKNPHDMLELLKVKLKQAEDKESK
- a CDS encoding aldo/keto reductase, with translation MEYTQIPGLDKEVTRVALGTWAIGGWMWGGTDEAESIKTIHTALDKGINIIDTAPVYGFGTSEAIVGKALKEYGQRDEIVIATKTALEWPEQQNAVWRNSSPERIRKEIEDSLRRLKTDVIDIYQVHWPDPNVPFEETAGTLAQLQTEGKIKVAGVSNYAPEQMDAFRKGAALGVCQPPYNLFERAIEQDVLPYCLENGIATLTYGALCRGLLSGKMHRERKFPGDDLRNVDPKFKPPRFDQYLAAVEDLRAFAEANHAREVIHLAVRFVLDKGASVALWGGRRPDEMDPLPGMFGWQLTEDDFREIDGILEKNIKDPVGPEFMAPPARNAE
- a CDS encoding hydroxyacylglutathione hydrolase C-terminal domain-containing protein, coding for MQIKQFRYGADNLGYLVYGEKSAAAIDGGAAAAILSFLEEQNLTLAHVTNTHSHMDHLLGNQALLDQSDASYLDFDALMASPEIEIDGESLGLMHTPGHTRDSVCFYFDHVLISGDTLFNGKVGRCFTGDVDGFFQSIQKILAFSDDTRVYAGHDYVEEYMGFARALEPDNSQIDRYLAEYDPAHVCTTLGEEKQVDPFLRFNDEKIINILQQKGLSTETELDRWRSLISLM
- a CDS encoding crotonase/enoyl-CoA hydratase family protein yields the protein MGYQEIIFKNRDGVAILTLNRPDIRNAITGEAIISEVEDAVGRVNADMTCRVLIITAADPAFSAGGNVKDMAAKKGMFAGTPAQVMEGYRKNIQRIPLAVYGCAVPTIAAVNGPAIGAGCDLSLMCDMRVASEKAKFGETFVSVGLIPGDGGAYFLPRVVGMARACELTFTGEVIAADRALEMGLVNYVAPHEALMDKARELADRIAEKPPEALRMAKRLLYAGQDMTLRHLLDQSAAYQALCHHTDDHMEALNAMFEKRTPDFKGK
- a CDS encoding response regulator, giving the protein MRRVNLPIFWMLVLVFLGGIAAPAPVIWADAGLDSDARILILNSYHPQYNWTDQIVRAITREFEDVLPRENIDIEYMDSRKREDAAYYERLYQLYELKYQSEETARDVIITTDDNAFDFLSKYRQELFPGVPVVFCGINFFDRVKDQPERWFTGIVESDAISENIRLIEKIHPQSERVVVIADTTKLGQSLSMVTRGLMDQSADIGPEVELWNQFSLDELYTRLGRLSSDTIVFLNILQTDKNGRYFSYTDDLPHLSRICPVPVYGQWGVELGYGIVGGVLNDAGRHGRNAAKLAKRILKGENPAEIPIQSAVYNPEFDHAQLKRFGIKKSQLPPDSRIINQPVSFYETHREVILATSAIIAGLVIVVLTLLVNIRRRRHSESALRVSEERYRRFFEEDLTADFIATPEGSLIDCNPAFARLFGFRSIIEAIQSRLPELFASPADYETCMTMLRGQGHIEGYEVELIGKKGTRIHVIANLSASRGGDGTLNQIKGYLFDITERKQLEQQLLQSQKLEALGRLAGGVAHDFNNLITTILGYSEIALLKLPESQEYRKNFELIFDAGSRAAKLTRQLLAFSRKQVMEFKTLAIEDIVKNLSAMLQSLVNENVSLRFDIDPSTRYIQADAGQLEQILLNLAVNANDAMPKGGTLTIEVRDIYLDASSVGMSQDMVPGVYVLLRVSDTGIGMTPEVRQHIFEPFFTTKDDGTGLGLSTIHGIVKQHKGYIFIYSEHGKGTAFNIYFPAVQAEAPEKDREVEASLAAGTETILVVEDDPSVSNLIKDSLAPLGYSVLTAFSGQQALDIGRTHSEPIDLLLTDVMMPGMNGRELAARFRELHPETPVVFMSGFSDQKAFDGDESMPDVDFISKPLVPSRLTARIREVLDRM